One part of the Paenibacillus silvisoli genome encodes these proteins:
- a CDS encoding MDR family MFS transporter, whose amino-acid sequence MKQTQKESNKTLILIGLMIGVIFAELDETVVSTAMPTIIRDLGGLALYGWVGGVYMLAMTSFMAVLGKLADLYGRKKIYLLSMGLFIGGSIISGLAPSMEVLLIGRGIQGIGAGGLMPLAMVIFGDSFPVEQRAKIQGIFGAVMFIPQLVGPLVGGYFAQHISWHWIFLVNIPVGILAAVILSMGLQETKVERKVSVDWYGAILLVSALISLLLTPVLHQTEGYGWTEPIMLTLMAIGLALLLLFILVESKVKEPILPLHLFKNRNFVVLSALVFVFILAAMGALSSFPFFAQNVLGLTPTAAGYLTLPLMAGAILSSVLAGRLMTKLPYRTIYGVSFILPVISFYLLSTTHVTTPIWTFILYFVILGLGFGTMFGNQLIVQESVEKEHSGIALSSVTLFQSIGMTIGFSLFGSVLAANVTSGLKGLAGSMTNEQAAKLGEISTGSIPADMDPTLLDQIKNVFADSFTHLYWISFVLAVVSFFICWGLKKGVLVTKKENEANVSDSAAEAASL is encoded by the coding sequence TTGAAACAGACACAGAAAGAAAGCAACAAAACATTGATCCTGATCGGTTTGATGATCGGGGTTATTTTCGCGGAGCTCGACGAAACGGTCGTGTCCACGGCGATGCCTACGATTATCCGCGATCTCGGCGGCTTGGCGCTGTACGGCTGGGTAGGCGGGGTCTATATGCTTGCGATGACGTCGTTTATGGCGGTGCTCGGCAAGCTGGCCGATCTTTACGGCCGCAAAAAGATTTATTTGCTCAGCATGGGCTTGTTTATCGGCGGTTCGATCATCAGCGGTCTAGCTCCGTCGATGGAGGTGCTCCTGATCGGACGGGGCATCCAAGGGATAGGCGCAGGGGGACTGATGCCGCTCGCGATGGTTATTTTCGGCGATTCGTTCCCTGTCGAGCAGCGGGCGAAAATACAAGGGATATTCGGCGCGGTCATGTTTATTCCGCAGCTCGTCGGTCCGCTTGTCGGGGGATATTTTGCCCAGCATATTTCGTGGCACTGGATCTTCCTCGTGAACATTCCGGTCGGCATTCTGGCCGCCGTCATTCTGTCGATGGGCCTTCAGGAAACGAAAGTGGAACGGAAGGTCAGCGTCGACTGGTACGGCGCCATATTGCTTGTGTCCGCGTTGATCAGCCTGCTGCTGACGCCGGTGCTGCATCAAACCGAAGGCTACGGCTGGACGGAGCCGATTATGCTCACTTTGATGGCGATCGGACTGGCGCTGCTGCTGCTTTTCATCTTGGTCGAATCCAAAGTGAAAGAACCGATTTTGCCGCTTCATCTGTTCAAGAACCGCAATTTCGTCGTGCTTTCCGCACTCGTATTCGTCTTTATTCTCGCGGCGATGGGCGCGCTCTCGTCGTTCCCGTTCTTCGCGCAAAATGTGCTCGGTCTGACGCCGACGGCCGCAGGCTATCTGACGCTGCCTCTGATGGCAGGCGCGATCCTTTCCAGCGTATTGGCGGGACGCTTAATGACAAAGCTGCCATACCGTACCATTTACGGCGTTTCGTTTATTTTGCCGGTCATCAGCTTCTACCTGCTCTCGACCACTCACGTGACTACGCCGATCTGGACGTTCATTCTGTACTTCGTCATTCTCGGCTTAGGCTTCGGCACGATGTTCGGCAACCAGCTGATCGTGCAGGAATCGGTGGAGAAAGAGCACAGCGGCATCGCGCTCTCGTCCGTAACGCTGTTCCAATCCATCGGCATGACGATCGGCTTCAGCCTGTTCGGCTCCGTGCTGGCGGCGAACGTAACGTCCGGCTTGAAAGGACTGGCCGGTTCCATGACGAACGAGCAGGCTGCGAAGCTCGGCGAAATTTCGACCGGTTCGATTCCGGCGGACATGGATCCTACGCTGCTTGATCAGATCAAGAACGTGTTCGCCGACTCGTTCACGCATCTGTACTGGATTTCGTTCGTGCTTGCCGTCGTGTCGTTCTTCATCTGTTGGGGCTTGAAGAAGGGCGTGCTTGTGACGAAAAAAGAAAACGAAGCGAATGTCAGCGATAGTGCGGCTGAAGCGGCATCGTTATGA
- a CDS encoding DMT family transporter yields the protein MKPLQPAARQGKSAVSAYVLLGTIAFFWGLNYAVVKVGLESLDPLLFLVLRFGISAVIMFGLLRWFEGSVGIRLKDLWKFIVLGLIGTTMLESFVVVSINYTTLANSSILSIAPWPIFAAIFAPLFTKEKIRKSLLGYGLLSMAGVVMVILAGGSFSLDSDLLLGNLLAFAVSVCGGFYSAACIPLLKTYSSLRMTTWMFAFGTLFMLPFAYPAFGTTDWVGMGWPAIGALAFNVIVITIVCFLLWNKAMPQIGAATASFYRYLTPLAAVLSGVVFFQEPVYSGQLVGAALMFMGLIGISLPTRAGRRAKQESAAG from the coding sequence TTGAAACCGTTACAACCGGCCGCCCGGCAAGGAAAATCGGCGGTTAGCGCGTATGTTTTGCTTGGCACGATCGCGTTTTTCTGGGGGTTGAACTACGCGGTAGTTAAAGTTGGCTTGGAATCGCTTGATCCGCTCTTATTTCTCGTGCTTCGTTTCGGCATTTCGGCCGTCATCATGTTCGGCTTGCTCCGGTGGTTCGAAGGCAGCGTCGGCATTCGCCTGAAAGACCTCTGGAAATTCATCGTCCTCGGTCTCATCGGCACGACGATGCTCGAAAGCTTCGTTGTCGTCTCGATCAACTATACGACGCTGGCCAATTCCTCGATTCTAAGCATCGCGCCATGGCCGATTTTCGCCGCGATCTTCGCGCCGCTGTTTACGAAGGAGAAGATACGGAAATCGCTCCTTGGCTACGGCCTCCTGTCGATGGCCGGCGTAGTGATGGTCATTCTGGCAGGCGGCAGCTTCTCGCTCGATTCCGATCTGCTGCTCGGCAACCTGCTGGCGTTTGCAGTCAGCGTCTGCGGCGGCTTCTACTCCGCGGCATGCATCCCGCTGCTCAAAACCTACTCCTCCCTGCGGATGACGACGTGGATGTTCGCATTCGGCACGCTGTTCATGCTGCCGTTCGCTTACCCGGCCTTCGGTACGACCGACTGGGTCGGCATGGGCTGGCCAGCCATTGGCGCGCTTGCGTTCAACGTGATCGTCATCACGATCGTCTGCTTCTTGCTATGGAACAAAGCGATGCCGCAGATCGGCGCCGCAACCGCGAGCTTCTACAGGTACTTAACGCCGCTGGCCGCCGTACTCTCCGGCGTGGTGTTTTTCCAGGAACCTGTCTACTCCGGTCAGCTCGTCGGCGCCGCGCTCATGTTCATGGGCTTGATCGGCATCAGCCTGCCGACAAGAGCGGGCCGCCGCGCAAAGCAGGAATCGGCCGCGGGCTAA
- a CDS encoding GNAT family N-acetyltransferase — translation MMKLLDVKDARQAEHLLAVQVPAYRIEAELIGFDGIPGLHDTVETLRECDEVFYGCFDGDELAGAISYKVEDGVVDIHRLVVHPDFHRRGIGERLVRFVLEKFEGGADAFIVATGAANLPAKRLYAKLGFEEIREFEAAPGLYITEFRQEGRP, via the coding sequence ATGATGAAGCTGCTTGATGTGAAGGATGCCCGTCAAGCGGAGCATCTGCTGGCGGTGCAGGTGCCTGCATACCGAATCGAAGCCGAGTTGATCGGCTTCGACGGGATTCCCGGGCTGCATGATACGGTGGAAACGCTGCGCGAATGCGACGAAGTGTTTTACGGCTGCTTCGACGGTGACGAGCTTGCCGGTGCCATCTCGTACAAGGTGGAGGACGGCGTTGTCGACATACATCGGCTCGTCGTTCATCCGGATTTTCATCGCAGAGGGATTGGCGAACGGTTGGTGCGGTTCGTGCTCGAGAAGTTCGAAGGCGGCGCCGATGCGTTCATCGTGGCGACGGGAGCGGCGAATCTCCCGGCCAAGCGGCTGTACGCCAAGCTGGGCTTCGAGGAGATCCGCGAGTTCGAGGCGGCGCCGGGGTTGTATATAACGGAGTTTAGACAAGAAGGGCGCCCTTGA
- a CDS encoding sensor histidine kinase, giving the protein MLKRTFKPKLDVLPYTLKHRLLGMLGLSVIIPLTLIGLISFYGIYNVLQNKVEKGVEKNLEQERKGMESILSNLDYSSRQLAFEGKVGKDLKSFLTSADPLDRKNLADEIENYITLINYTNPLLGLTAYYLPETKQFLFENLYINPKLDIDDFDKINQHTGNYTIHGPHRTLYTNSKNSVFSIMRQTETGASNDRSVAPIYVYIETNVSAITGLFNNDPYGMPVRHLLLDEKDNIIYSSQDGDTDFPVGAGIGGIQDRLGDDLVYFETKSSYGIKLAVAIDRTDYHKEMNAWLRRFAAVGVLSLLIGLGIGWAIWSMIYGPLQRIRNQFKHLGDNRFNEPPVSLHIKEFDELLSHFYEMRQRIRGLMSEIEQKESRKRHLEVEKLMYQMNPHFIHNTLNTAQWLARINGQDEIVRLLMIFTRVLNYNLGKEGKIVTVGDEIQTVRDYVELQQIRYNHKFQVEIELEDGTSAVEMPRFILQPLVENAMYHGFKHKDGTIIVRVEWADDSHLSISVKDNGEGMPPEVVDKLFFDDTDGKERRKVGLGIGLSFVNNIVKMYYGEPYGLQVESEPGVGTEMKLLLPTVVKEVWDD; this is encoded by the coding sequence ATGCTGAAACGAACTTTCAAGCCCAAGCTGGACGTGCTGCCCTATACGCTGAAGCATCGCCTGCTGGGCATGCTTGGATTATCCGTTATTATTCCGCTTACGCTGATCGGTCTCATTTCGTTTTACGGCATTTATAACGTGCTGCAGAACAAGGTTGAGAAAGGGGTCGAGAAAAACCTCGAGCAAGAACGCAAAGGGATGGAGTCGATTCTAAGCAACCTTGACTACTCTTCGCGCCAGCTCGCGTTCGAGGGGAAGGTCGGCAAAGACCTGAAGAGCTTTCTCACCTCGGCCGACCCGCTCGATCGGAAGAACCTGGCCGATGAGATCGAGAACTACATCACGCTCATCAACTATACGAACCCGCTGCTCGGGTTAACCGCGTACTATTTGCCGGAGACGAAGCAGTTTCTGTTCGAAAATCTCTATATCAACCCGAAGCTCGACATCGACGACTTCGACAAAATCAACCAGCATACGGGCAACTATACGATCCACGGCCCGCATCGCACGCTGTACACGAACAGCAAAAACTCCGTTTTCTCGATCATGCGGCAAACGGAAACCGGCGCGAGCAACGATCGGAGCGTAGCGCCGATCTACGTCTACATCGAGACGAACGTGTCCGCCATTACCGGCCTGTTCAACAACGATCCGTACGGCATGCCGGTGCGGCATCTGCTGCTCGACGAGAAAGACAACATCATCTACAGCAGCCAAGACGGCGATACCGACTTCCCGGTCGGCGCCGGCATCGGCGGCATTCAAGACCGGCTCGGCGACGATCTCGTTTACTTCGAAACGAAGAGCAGCTACGGCATCAAGCTTGCCGTCGCCATCGACCGGACCGATTACCATAAAGAAATGAATGCCTGGCTGCGGCGGTTCGCCGCGGTCGGCGTCCTGTCGCTTCTTATCGGCCTCGGTATCGGCTGGGCGATTTGGAGCATGATCTACGGTCCGCTGCAGCGCATCCGCAACCAGTTCAAGCATCTCGGCGACAACCGGTTCAACGAGCCGCCCGTTTCGCTGCACATCAAGGAGTTCGACGAGCTGCTGTCCCACTTCTACGAGATGCGCCAGCGCATTCGGGGCTTGATGTCGGAAATCGAGCAGAAGGAGTCGCGCAAACGACATCTCGAGGTCGAGAAGCTGATGTACCAGATGAACCCGCATTTTATCCATAACACGTTGAACACGGCGCAATGGCTCGCACGGATTAACGGGCAGGACGAAATCGTCCGGCTGCTGATGATTTTCACGCGCGTGCTCAACTACAACTTGGGCAAGGAAGGGAAAATCGTGACGGTGGGCGATGAAATCCAGACCGTCCGGGATTACGTGGAGCTCCAGCAAATCCGGTACAACCATAAGTTCCAAGTCGAGATCGAGCTGGAGGACGGGACCAGCGCGGTCGAAATGCCGCGGTTTATTTTGCAGCCGCTCGTGGAGAACGCGATGTATCACGGCTTCAAGCATAAGGACGGCACGATCATCGTGCGCGTCGAATGGGCGGACGACAGCCATCTGTCCATCAGCGTGAAGGACAACGGGGAAGGCATGCCGCCTGAAGTTGTAGACAAGCTGTTCTTCGACGACACGGACGGCAAGGAGCGCCGCAAGGTCGGCCTCGGCATCGGACTAAGCTTCGTGAACAATATCGTGAAAATGTACTACGGCGAGCCTTACGGGCTCCAAGTGGAAAGCGAGCCAGGCGTCGGAACGGAAATGAAGCTGCTGCTGCCGACCGTGGTGAAGGAGGTTTGGGATGATTAG